The sequence CGCCGGGCGCGAAGGTGGAGCTCATCGACTACGAGGCGTTCTGCTCCGCCCCCACCGCCGCCTGAGGCCTGTGATGCCGATTCCCGAAATCTCCCCCACCCGCCTCGCCGAGCTGCTCGCTGGCCCCGCCGAGTCCCGCCCCGCCCTGCTGGACGTGCGCTTCCCGGACGAGCACGCCTGGGTGGCGCTCCCGGACTCGGTGCTCATCCCCCTGCCGGAGTTGGACGAGCGCGCCGACGAGCTGGAGGCCCTGCGAGGCCGGCCCGTGGTCGTCTACTGCCACCACGGCGTGCGCAGCCTGGACGGCGCGGCGTACCTGCTCTCGAGGGGACTGGACGCCGTGTCGCTCAAGGGCGGCATCGACCTGTACTCGCGGCAGGTGGACCCCACCCTGCCCCTCTACTGAGAGGCCCGCGCTAGCCCACGAAGGCGCTGAGGTCCTGCGTGTCCTTGTTGATGACGCCGGGCTTGATGTCGACCTCGAAGAGGAAGGGCTCCTTCAGCGGGCCGCCGTTGAGCTCCAGCTTGTGGCGGCCCTCCATCAGCTCCATCTTCAGGCCCTTGCTCCCCGAGTAGGTCCCCACGTCCTGGCCGTTGCGCCGCACGGTGATGCCGCGCAGCCCTTCGGGCTTCAGCGTCAGCTGGAGGTGGCCACTTCGGAACTCGTAGGGGATGACCTTGACCTGGCCGGGCTCTCCGTACGCGAGGCTCTCGCTGTCCTCCTTGTAGATGCCCCGCTGCTCGTTCTCCAGGATGAGCGTGTCCTGGAGGTGCGCGCCCGACACCATCGTCATCGGCGAGGAGCCCAGCTCCGTCACGGGCTGGGCGCTGCCGCACCGCTCGGTGTGGCGGACGGACACCTTCACCCGCTCATTGGTGTTGATGGTGAGCATCACACCCTGCCCATCCGCCGCCCGGCCGTTGAGCACCGCGAGGATGGGCTTGTGGAAGATGCCAATCACCGCGAGCAGGCCCACGATGAAGCCCACCGTGGCCACGTTGCGCGTGGCGATGGCCCGGCGCGCGCGCTGGGACGACGCTTCGATGGCGCGGTCCACCGCCTCGTCGTCGTCCCGGCGCATCGCCGGAGCGGAGACCGAGGAGCGGCGCGGCGGCGGCGGCGGGTCGGGCATCTCCGCGCGGCTGTCCACGCGGCTGGAGGTGCGCCGACGCGGCGGCTCCGAGGCAGGCTGCACCGAGGACTGCATGCCGGTGCGGCGGCGCGGCGGCGGGGCGGGCTCCGGAGGCGGCGGGAGCATGGTGCGCTCGTCGTCCTCCTCCTCGTCCACGGCCGGCAGGTTGGCGCGCGAGCGGGACGGTGGCGGCGGCGGCTCCGAGTCCGGCAGCGCCGGGGCGCGCGTGTTGGAGCGGCGCGGCAGGGGTACCTCACCCGTGGGCGTGCGGCTCAGGTCCGAGCGGGAGTTGGTGCGCGCCACCTGCGTGGCATTGGGGTTGGACGGCCGGCGCACCGCGTCCGACGTGCGGCGCCGGGCGGGCATCTCGTCCGTGCCGGAGGGGGCATCCCACTCGTTCGGGTCCTCCTCCACCACGGGCGCGGCCACCGAGGCGGCGCGGCGCGGGGGCGCGGAGGGGCGCGCGGCCGAGGCGCGCGGGCGCTCGCCGCGGTTCGAGGGCTCGCCCGGGGGCGCCTCCCAGCTCATGTCCGCCGCGGCGGAGGACCGGCTGCGGCCCTTCTCCTGGGGCGG comes from Pyxidicoccus trucidator and encodes:
- a CDS encoding rhodanese-like domain-containing protein; translated protein: MPIPEISPTRLAELLAGPAESRPALLDVRFPDEHAWVALPDSVLIPLPELDERADELEALRGRPVVVYCHHGVRSLDGAAYLLSRGLDAVSLKGGIDLYSRQVDPTLPLY
- a CDS encoding serine/threonine protein kinase, coding for MNPQSFGKYQLLKKLATGGMAEVWLARQMGIEGFQKNLVVKRILPHLAEDREFVEMFRNEALIAARFNHPNIAQVYEFGEANGTYYIAMEFIHGEDLGRVMRKAAGSGQWVARPLAIRIVAAACEGLHYAHSRTDDAGRPLRVVHRDISPQNILISFDGSVKLVDFGIAKAADQASLTKSGAIKGKFAYMAPEQASGKPLDGRADIFAIGLVLYELLTGVRPLKRDSELATLQAAMECAIAAPSQVADVPEEMDPVVMRAIAKNADDRYRDARQFQVALEEILVGQRWVAGSVQISELMETLFADRLAEEKAQGQVVLMGEESNNSGTPQPPPPPQEKGRSRSSAAADMSWEAPPGEPSNRGERPRASAARPSAPPRRAASVAAPVVEEDPNEWDAPSGTDEMPARRRTSDAVRRPSNPNATQVARTNSRSDLSRTPTGEVPLPRRSNTRAPALPDSEPPPPPSRSRANLPAVDEEEDDERTMLPPPPEPAPPPRRRTGMQSSVQPASEPPRRRTSSRVDSRAEMPDPPPPPRRSSVSAPAMRRDDDEAVDRAIEASSQRARRAIATRNVATVGFIVGLLAVIGIFHKPILAVLNGRAADGQGVMLTINTNERVKVSVRHTERCGSAQPVTELGSSPMTMVSGAHLQDTLILENEQRGIYKEDSESLAYGEPGQVKVIPYEFRSGHLQLTLKPEGLRGITVRRNGQDVGTYSGSKGLKMELMEGRHKLELNGGPLKEPFLFEVDIKPGVINKDTQDLSAFVG